The DNA region ACTTGGATCTGTCAATGAAAACATGGATCAGAGACAGAAAGATACTTACATACCTCTCTGCTCTAGTATTCCCATATCAGTCCAGACTGAGTTTGCTACAGTGCCTATGACGGTGGACAGGGCTGGCTGTCTAACCCATCTTTGCTGATGTCTGCACTATCAGATCAGAACAAAGGGATCAGAACAAACTCTGCTTCTCCCTTATCATGGGAATCAGACCTATTAACCCATTGAATCCTCAGATTACAGCAAAGGGAGATAAAACTGGAAGAAGGAGGATATTTTTGGCCTATTTTGGGATATTGCAGCCTGTGACCTCAGGACAATGGTAATTAAGAGCGCTGAAGGAGGGACAACGCAACAGCTCAGTCCTTTGTGCTGAAGCATTCTCCTTGTACTGATCCCAGATTTCTTGTCCCAGTGGTGGTGTTTGCATTTCTGTCCAGGCCTGCCAGCAGGGCTGGAAGCAGAGTTTGCTAATCTGGAGTTCTGGTACCTTGAGCTGGTCATAAGGACAGTGGACTTGCTGGTGTTCATCAATCTCAAAGGGTTCCAAGAACTTGAGAATGATAGACAGGCCCTTCTCCAGACGGATGCTGTAGTTACACCGGAGGTCCTCAGGATAGGGCTGGGGGTACTCAGGGCTGCTCAGGTACCCAGATGCCTCTGTGAACAACTCACTGCTGCACTCCACTAGTGGAGAGGAAGAGAGTAGATGTCACAACAGGGGACCGTGTCCTTGGTTTCCCTGTCAATTACTCCTGAAATCATCCCTTTCAGTCTGGAAGTCTCCCACCCTTACTGGCTGAAGAGCTCCCATCCTGGAACTCTCCTCAGTTTATCCAATCTTTCAATTTACTGTTCAATTTGCAGTCTTTCAATTTACAATCTTTCAGTTTATCCAGGCTTTCAATTTACCTTTGCAAGAGTGCTGATCACTCTGAAGCTGATAGCCAGGCTGGCAAGAACAGAAGTAGCCAGACACATAGTTGTGGCAGAAATGCTGGCACAGAGGCCTCTCATCTTCCTCAGCAGCATTGTTAGGGGCACACTCATCTAGATCTGAAGAGACCAAGAGATGCAGGGATAAGGGGAGGAAAGAGATAAACCTATTTACTGTACACTGAAAGTACATAGAGATCCATATCCTGCTCAAGGCTTCCCTTTATTTGCTTGACAAGAAGAAAATTTGTTTGGAGTCACATGGGCTCCCTTCTTTATGTTGAGGGTATCCCCTACTAACCCACAGCTTGGTAGTAGGCCAGAAATCCCCTGTAGGGAATGACGGTGCCATGGTCTTCATTGGAGAAATCAGAGTGAAATGCCAGATGCATCTGGTTCCCCTTAGATACAAACTCCTTTATTCCAGGGTGATTGCCTGTGGTTGACCCAAGCTGGCCACAGTATCGACCTAGGTTCTTCTTGTCTGCTGTGATCTGCCAAGGTAAAGGGGAAATCGCTGTAGCCTCATGAGATTCAGACTGCTCCATGCATCACTATTACCCAGCCGTGAGTTGCCAGTACCTGCTCCACCCATTACCATCTTTAACACCTTCCCTTTCCTCTGTGAGAAAAGTTAGAGGAGACCAGGAGCTAGTGAAAAGTAATTGCATGTGGTGGCCACTAGATTCCCATCTCCATCCAGTCATTGGCCCAGGTATCTATTGCCCATACCTTAACATAGTCATAGAAGCAAGACTCCGATGGCTCCAAGTCAAAATGTCTGAAGGTCAGCTTCACCACGTAGCCTTTTGGAACGAGGATATCCCAGTTGCTGATGTTGTTGTTGGGGTATGGCCTGGGATAATTGGGGGATCTAATCTCCCCAAAAAGCTTTCTCGGGACTGGACTGGAACTGATCACTCCAAAAAAGAGGGagaatgccagaaaaaaaaggaggtacCTGTGAACATGGCAAGTAAATTATAACACAGTGCAGAACTAGGTCATCCAAAATCAGAGGAGACTTCACAAGTGCACTGTCTAGTGGAATCCGAATGTGGCAGGCCTGGTTGTAGGTCCAGCTTCTGTCTTGTGTCACTCATGAACAAGGAGGACTGCTGAAATGGAGACATCAGCACTACCCAGGTACCAGCAAGGCACTGTGATCCAGTCAAGGAGATTCATCAAACCAGGAAGAAGTCTGAAGGAACATGAGTGAGCATGGCTGAGCAATGGCTGCTTGTTCCCACTGGTCATGAGGTGGATCCCTCAGGACTGGGGCAAGAACAGCAGGGAGGCAGAATTATCAGTTTGGTTCCTTTTGACTTTGGGCCAGGGGGTCACTTCTGTTCATTGCTACTCTAGGCTCTTTGCCCAGTTCATTTGGTCAGGGTCTGAAGATCTCAAGTTCAGTTTTCTGGGGAGCAATCCTGCAGTGACTCCAGTGCAAGCCTCTACCCAGTCATGCCTGATTCCCTCTCCTGCAAAAAGCTAGGCCTCTTTTAGGGGAAGAAGATCCATGGGAGGTctcattttttctcattctgCAGATGCCTCCTCTTTCCCTCTGGGAAATGGGACTATTAGCATTCCTCCAAAACACACTCACTGCTCACATCTCATGAGAAGATCAGCCAGGAAGATCCTTCTTCCTTAACCCTATCTGCTGGCAGAGGTTTAATGGAGGGAAAGCAGAGCATGAGTTTGGCCTTTTGACTCCTTCCTCTTCCTGGAAGGGTCTAATCCTTCAGTTCCCTCCCCAGAAAGATGCCATTgtgcacccccctcccccaaactggCCACACTTACATGTTCATGTGCTTGTCCGCGTTGTATGCACCTCTCCCTGTCCTccctgctgtcccagcagcagctccagagctGTGATCAGCTGGAAGCCCTTGGCCCGTTCAGGTaggtggggagaggcagagggagggaagagcaAGTCAGATTACAAAGTGCCTGGCACGAGAATAGGTTCTGTTAACCCGGTGGCTGCTGCCCTCTGCTGCTGAATTGCTGGAATTCCGATACTGACATTGaccttggaaaaatagtttcaAGGGAATGCTTTGAGTGGGCTGTTATATCCTAGCAAGGCAGATGTGATCCATCTCTTCTACAGAAGAGGGCAAGAAGGCAGAAAAATGAATACTAGAGACCTCTCACTATGATTTTACTTGCATTCCAACAACTGCTTCGAGTTTGTTTGCTCCTAAAGATGTCCTCCTATAAAGACTCCCTCATTCCTTAGCAGTCTTCTGGTataggaagaaattcagaaattttAGTGTTAACAAATTGTTTCATGTAAACTTAAAAAATCAAACTGTCAAAGAAGTAAAGTCTTTTTCCATGCTGCTTTGCTGAAGAGCACTTCAGAGTCTTTGAGATGTGAACTGGGAGCTTCAGGGAAAGCAAGAACTTCAAACCTCTGATGTTTGAGGTAAATAGATATTAATAAATCTGAATAAAATTATAGAATTAAAAACACTGTCAGAATGAATCCTTTTTCAAAGACTGTTCTCACTGTTTGTTCTGCAATTGTCTGAAGCATTTTTAAGATAAAATAGAAAGACAAGGCCTTTACTATCTAATGGGAAAGCAAAAAGAGATAGCACCTTACAAGCACATGTCAGGCTTTTATCATCAGTGCCCAGGTCCTGTATTATCACATTCTGTGGCACCAACTTCATGAAGTTTAACATTTCTTGGCTTTCAGATTTTGGGTTAATCACTAAGACACCATTTTAGTGTTTTCCTTTAGAAGTTATGGATGATTTCAGAGAAACTAACAAGTTGTTTGAATGGAAATCATAGGAAATAGTTCACATCTGTGAAAACATGTTGAATGAGGATAAATATAGCATTAAAAAGAATGAAGTAAGCTTTCTCAGGGTATTTTTGGAAGTGTATTGAAGGCTAGAGAACCTGCTCATCAAACACCtttgaggtattttctgaaaaaGATCACATAATACATAATTAGTGCCTCTGTCATAAAAATGCCTGTGGGTGTGCCTGTAGTGTGCCCACACACTAGAATTAGGATTAAGTGGAGGATATTAACTCTGGTACTTCCTGATTTCTGAATATTTCCTTTGCACGATGAACATCTTGGGCAGCCCTACTCCTGCGCTGTAGAGGAGCAGGTCCTGCTGGCTTACTGTCCCACCAGAAGGGAAGCTTGTGCTCTGAGACCACATCCAGAAAGAAGCTGGCAAACACTAGAAGCTGTTATCCAGAAGACCTGTTACCAACAGGCTACTGATGAGAGGATCTTTCTCACTTGCAAAGCACTGATAGACAGAGGGGTTTTAGGATCATTTGTAAAGAAACATAATTTCAATGTGTTCTTGACAAATAATCTTATATCCAGAAGGGACTACTGGAAGTTCCCAGTGGCACTTTCAAGGCAAatccttcttttttgtttgtttgggtttttttgttctttttctttccctgccaaCACAATCTGGGGTACTAGGAGAGTGCTTCTGCTGGTAAAGCAAAGAGTGATAGTCTGGGATGTGCCTGTCTGGAGCAGTCCACCTCTCATACATGTCCAGCAGAGCTACATGATTTGGCCAATATATCTATGCCCTCAGTCCTGCTCCAGTGCTCCTACTGGAGGTGCCCCCTTCAGATACCCTTTACAATCCTCTTTACAGAAATATGGTAGCTAGGAGCTAGGAAGTGTTGGATACCACTTGTTCCTAGGGAGGAGGTCTGTTCCTTTCATTGCTTATGGGCAGAATACATGTAGCACCACAGAACTCCAAAACTAGCACCTGTTTGGTGCCTCCTTGCCTCAGCTGGGTTACAAGACAGCTGGACAATAGATCTTGACAATGCCTGTGCAAAGTAAAGAAACTGAAGGAGATTGGGAACGAAAGCTGCTCTACAGCTTAGGAACATGCACGACATCATCACCTGATGTGTGAACCCCCTCATCCACTGGGAAGGAGAAGATGGGATGGATACTCGATTCTCTAGTCCAACAACACACACAGCAAGGAGGACAGAGAAACACCTCTGTTGGGCATCCTGTGGCTGCGCCACCAACCCTTACAGAACACTCCTCCAACCAGGGCGACAGACCAGACTGATCTGTAAACACTGATCTGCTTTTCCTGGGCACTATACCTTCAACCCTTTGGCCTGACTACCCAATAATCAGACTTCTCTTCTGTCTGGTCTTTAATTGACTTTTTGTGACACTCCACCACTAGTCTCAAGACCTGGGCTTCACACAGTCAGGCTTGTGCCATCCAATGGCTTATCACTTTTCTGGACGAATCATGCCACTCCTGCAGCTTATGTTGATGTGGAGAAGGACAGGGGCTTCCTTGGTAACCTGCTCCAAAAGAAGGCTCAGGACTATAATAGTGGGTCTTCCCCCTGGTGCGGCAAGCAGCAGCACCTTGGCAGTCTGTTTCTCTGTCTACTAAATCACAGAGTAGAGCGAAGTGGAATACCCCTGAAGGGATATAGTTCCACAGCACTAGCCACTCTGTGAGGGACAAGAGTAAAGACAGAGTATACTCCCAATATCAGACCTTATCCCCAGTCTTCCACTAGCATCCTCACCACCCACAGGCTTTTGTCTAAATGATATAGTGTGGTTGTGCAGTCACCACCTGGCTTAGGCATGGGCCAAGCATCATACCTACAGCATGGCTACAGAAGAAAAGACAAGTTATTAGTGATGGTAGTTACTACTGAAACTCTGGAATGGATTGGAATACTATCCCTTATGATTGTTATGACTGTGGATCACCTCAAATGGGTATGTTTCCTATCCATTTTTCCTATCTATGGTTCTGGCACAACTGGATCACTTCCTGAATGCAAGATGCTGTCATGGATATAATGGTTGCCAAACACTTAGAAGCAAATCACTCAGCATATCACCTCACAGGCTTCCATGACAATTATGTGGATGATTGAACTCTGGTGTAGTTAACTATCTAAAGTCAATGGCCATCTACAATCAAACCCAGATGTGAGCTCAGAAAAGGAAAGTTTCTACCAGACCCTGGTACAGTGCTTTTCACACCCCAAAATTAGTTGATTAGTTGATGATCACACAGTCTGGAGGATACCAGTCTGGAGATGGTGAAGTGAGCTTGATGTTGGCAATCAGAAGCAGCTCAGAGGGCTCTCATTGTACAGAGGACTGAAAGGAGGGTAGCAGCTTAACTAGGTTTTGGCTGCTGTCAGCCAAAGCTCTGCCTCTTACAGCCTGACAGTATTATGAGGGTAATATAGAGGGTCCTGATGACTGACTGGGTCATGGAGGTATGCATGGAGCAGGTAAATGAGGTGTGAGACAGCTGCCAGCTGGCCTGGCTATGATTGCCCATTGAGTTTGATTGTGTCCCACACAGTGGCACGCTTGCACTGTCGATATGGACAGGGTGTTGCAGCCTGGGCTGTCTTCAGAGACAACCTGCAGGAGCATGAAGTCAATACTTACAGGTACAGTTGCAGCTCCCCCACCCTTTGCTTTTCATATGTTCTGAAGCAGAGCTCTTCTCATGGCTCTCATCTTCTCATCTCCTtgaaaaaaaagctctttggaGAATACTACTTTCTAGATCAGCTGCTGGAGGAAAAATCCATTTTCTCAGCTTAAAAAGGGCCCATATTTTCAATATCTGCCTAGCTTTTGGCTCTTTGTGATGTTGGTAGCTGCATATTTTTGAGTACCCAGCCCTTCAAACTTTTGTGTGGGAGACAAGCCCAAGTTTCCTTCAGAAATAACTTCCTGCAGGCTTGTCTACATCCCTTTGGATGTCTTCATGGAAGAACACCTCTGTCTTTAGCACTGGTGCCTCTTTTCAGGGGACCTCACCTGCTTTGGGTCTGTCCCTTGGTCTCTGATTGTGGGGAGGAGCTGTGAGCCAGGGGAGCTATGACAGCCATGGGGAGACAGCACAAGAAAAACCAGGAGTGCTGGGAGCAGAGGTACTAGTCTTGATGTCTTGCACCAGTGGTGGGAAGAGAGCCTGAGCCTTCCTCACCCTCTGGACATCCTCATGAGTGCAGTGAACATGGGCTAGTTCCTATAGCCTCAGTCGTCAGATTTCACATGATTACATGAAAATCCTTAACTTTGGGGACCATTTCTGGTTTCTAGCCATCCTACTTGAGGTCAAGATCCTCAGAAAAACATGACATCCCCAGGAAGCAAGAGTCGGTGGTTTGTATATGTGGGTGTGGATGTAGGGGCAATCTCAGCCATTCTTGTTGACTTGGGCTGGTGATTTCTGCTTTCCAGAGGGAGCCGAGGAGCTGCATTTCAGGGAAAGGGTTTCATTTGGGGAGTGTGGGGACTACTTcagaggagagggcaggaggagcaCGGGGAGCTGCAAGGTGCTGGGCCAGGCCACGTGGCGGTGGCACCCGCCGCCCTAAGCAGGCAGGGGTGGCCCCGGCCCCACTCCTTTCCTGCCCAGCTCTTATTGTGAAAGGAGCCTCAGTGtaacccaagctgcatcttcctcccCGCCTCGGCCCACCCTTGCTGCCTGCCTCCCCGCCCCTGCTCTCCCACAGGCCTGGCCCCCCCAAGAAgagcccagccccccccccccccccggccccgggggaggTCCCAAGGCTCCGGACCAGCGCTGCCTGCCACCGCCCAGCGACGGCAGCCTTCACTGGCTGCCTTCCTGCTGCAGGCTAGCGAGCTGCACGGGCTGCTGCCGAGCTAAACGCGAGGCAGAAGAAAACACACTGTTACAGGGGTCTTGGCCTACTCGCATCTTTTGCTTGTATTTTAATCCATGAGGAGTTTGCTCTTGAAAGCGAGGATCCAGcttgggctgctcctgctgaTGGTGGGGTTGGGCCCAGAGAAGTGGTCACTTCACTTTCTGAAAGACCTGAAAACAAACCTCGTCCTCAGCTGTCATGCGCTGGGGAAAAGGTGGAGATGAAAGAGGAGTTTAGGCTGGATCCTTCCCATCTCTTGtccccacctctgcccctgcTTGGCCCCAGGCTGCTGTGCTCCAAGGCAGGGCTGTGACGCTGCCTGCCTGttgcccacagccctgcctgccctctcAGCTTGCACCGTGAGCCTCCCCCTCACAAAGCCCCAGCTGGTCCACATTGTGGGCCAGGGAAGGGACATCAGCTTTGCTGAGCTAACTTTTAAGTCCCGGAGGCGGATGTTTGTGTGAAGTGGTCATTGCCCCTGAGGAGCCATGGCAGGCGCCTGAGAGGAGCTGGAGGGAAGCTGTGCAGGCTCCTTCACAGCTCTCAGCACCCACATGGTGTATCCCTCCATTCTCTGGGATTTAGCATGCTGCAGCAGACCCCTCCTCACCAGATGCAGCTGGTCCCCCTCCAGCCAGTGCCTCCAGCCTCTGTTCCTCTTCTCTCCTAGCTGCTCACACACCAGCTGATCACCTTCCCAGGAGACAGTTGTCTgaaaaaggagagggggagaCAGTCCCAGGAGAAGAAAGTCTTGGCAGTACTGATTTCCAGGGCTGACATTCACTGTTCCTCTCAGACACATATTAAAATGCAGTCCCTGATCTGGCATTTCTTTTGTGGCTCCTGGGGACAGATGCTCTTTGTGGGGGGCTGAATGACCCCATGGCTCTGCAACTCAGTACTGGTAAGTAGGCTGAATTTCTGGCTTTACAGGGCTTTGCTACAGAGGATAGTATCCTCTGTGTCCCCAAAGTGCTGGTTTTCTAGCCCTCTGGTATACATCCCTCTGCTGTGGGATATTTGCTCATTGAATCACTTGCTTCCAGACCTCCAGGATAAGgccagctctgagctgtgatctCTCCTGGTTCATGCATCAAAAGCTGGGCAAGTCCTAAATTTCTAATCCAGCCCAGTCCACTGACATACCACCCTGCTTGGACTTCTCACCTGGCATTTGCGTCCATCTACAGGTCCCAGGTCTTCCTCAAACTGGACTCCCAGGTCAAAATCCATCACATAGTCTCGCAGGGAGGTGACTGTGCGGATGATCATGTGATCTCCCACGTGGATGATCTCTTTATCGGGCTTCAGGAGGCAAACCACTTTCCGCAGGACCATGTTGATATCTGGAGGATGAGACGGGAGGGGCAAGATCTGTGTTCTACCTATGTGCCTCCTCTAGCTGCacccctgcagagctcctccGCCCCTCCAGCTGGGGAGTCCTGGCCATGATAACCCCTTCCCCCCGCCACATCGTGGGTGTATCAGAGGGCTAAAAGTGAGAGACACAGACGGAAGGATTAGAGGGTTCCcaaatctcttcctcctcttgcctTATTCTTCGGGCTGGCAAGTTTGGagacagaaaggaggaaaagaggaggaaggagctggaggaggagggtgaAGTTACCTAAAGCCCGCAGGTAATTGTCCATATTCTTTTGGGAGACGAAGCAGTAATAGCCGGTGAGGTTGGGAGGCATCCCGGGGCAGAGGGCCTGGCCTGGCGGAGAGCGCTGCCCGGCAAGGACGGGACAAGCATGGAGGTGGGAGCGGGTAAGCTCCTGCGGCCGGGCCGGTCCCTCTCCCGCGGCGCGGCGAGATACGCAGGGCAGCCCAGCTCCGGGCTCCTCGCTGCAGTAAGAGTCCCCGCACCGGCAGGCGCAGGAAAGGCCGGAACTGCCTCTACTCCCGGCATCCCTGCCTCAGCTCAGGAGAACGTGAGGGCAGAAGGTCACCTCCTCGCCCTCTGCCCTCCTCGGAGGCTGTTTTTGTTAAACTCCTGTCTGGCCCCGTCCCCTCCTCGCGCCGTGACGCCGGTGGCTGCGAGCTTCCTCGGAGCAGTGCCCTGAGTCCCGCGGCCCGACCCGTCTACAGCTGTCGAGGAGGCGCCGTGGCAAGCTGACAGCTCCGCCTTGCCGCCGCCTGGCCCGGGGAGCGTGGGCGGCGGGGTCTGGATGTGGTTTGCTGCCCCCACCCCGACATTCTCCGGCCCTCCGCATCCCCCTGCAGCGGAGAGCAGCTTCCTAGGGCGAAGCACCGATCGCCACTTGCGGAGGCACCCCACACCCCTCACCGGCCTGCAGCGAGGGGGGAAaacagcgccgcgccgcgcccccgcgaCTCGGCTGCCCGCCCCCCTGCAGCACCTGTCTGGCGGGCTCCGAGCATTGGCTGCCGGCGCCCATCCATCACCGCCGGGCCCGTGACGTCATGCTGCagtggcggggcggggccggggcgtggGGCTGCCGGAGGAGGTGCCGCTCcgtccccgcgcccgccgccgccgccgccgccgcagcagcagccagggcgtgggccgggccgggtcggcgCTGTCCAGCTGCCCTCAGCGCGCCGCGGCCGGTGCCGCCATGGGCAGCCCTCGGCCCCGCGCCTCCGTGCtgctcccgctcctctgcctCTGTGCGCTGCCGCTCGGCGGCTCCTCCAACAAAGGTGAGCGGCGGCGCCGGTCAGGGTCCCCGGTcggggccggggctgcagcgctgcACTCCGGTGGGACCATCCGGCCGCCCttcgcggcgggggctgcggggcagctGTCAGCAGCAGCTCATGCATCCGCCTCTCGCGATTGCGGTGTGGCTCACGCGCTGTCAGTCGCCTTCACATTCTGTCACATTCTGTCTCCGGCTGGCCCCCAGCACCTCGGGCTTTCTCTGCCGTTTCAGGCACTCTCGTCCCATCCCTTCTCTCTCTTCAGCTACTCGCTCTATCTGTCTCTTTCCACTCTTTTTCTACAGTCTTTTCTGCCAGTGTTCCCTCCTCATTTCCCCTTTTTCCACCCACTTatcttgcttttgtttcagtTCATGCTCTGTGGGTTTagctttccctccctttcttAGCACGCTGAGAGAGAATGTGTTGCTTCTCCACAGACCCCTCCAGTTTTCTGAAACCCATCCCCTACATCCATCTTTCAAGCCTAGTTCATGCATCTGGGATCTGCCTATAGGAATTATTATACGGTTATGTGTTAACTATGCAAGTTGCTTacataaaactgtattttatgtgctaaataataaaaaaaaccccctaaTGCTACCACCCTAACATTCTGAATGCAGATGTTCTTTGAACACATAGAGTAATGGAGAAAGATGTAGGTTCCTAGTTCTGTGTCTGTAGGCACAGACACAAGAGATCCATTCTAGGGGAGTCAGTGAGACAATCTGACAGAGTGGGGGACTGAAAACATGCATGGCACTCAGGGGACATCAGGGAATGTGACATTTTAAGGTTCTTTCTGTGCTTCAGCAGAGGCAGGGCTAGTTCTGGCCGCAGACAGCAGGTGCAACACAGAGTGCTGGGTATGCTGATATTGGCAGGGGTATTTATTTGTATTACTCTAGTGTTGAGGGGCCCAGTTGCAAGGCAAGGCCCTTTAtgctctgttttttctctctcctttgtgaATTTACACTCTATGAAACATATGTCTACCTTTGGCAAATGATTTTAGTCATGTAAGAACTTTCTTGAAGCTGGTAGGAGCCTATTTTTCTAATCCCCAGGAACTCGCTTCCCAAGAAACCAGGCTGGTGATTCCCAAGTTGCAGGTGGATGCAGCAAAGGCTTTGTCCCTCTACCACCAGCTTGTTACCCCAGCAACAGGGCATTTTTGGCATTTGTAGCTATGGATTCTTGCCTGAGTGGCATGGTGCATGGACTAGAGCCGTCACAGAGAGGAATCTGGCTGGGGCAGTGGAGGAGTGGGGTGAAACGTGGGCATTTGCACACAGGAAGAATTCTGCCTGCGTGCTGAGCAAGATGAATGTTTCTTTGGGTTTCCTACGCAATGCTTTATAATCTTGATCAATATGGCGAGAGAGAAATCTGAACCTCCAGCCTTCCCTGCTATGTCAGGCTGGGTCTGCTGGCTCTGCCCTGCTGGTGCATCCCTACTCTGACCCATAGTCCTGCCTGCTGACCCACCACCCTGCTGCAGCAACATCCCTTGGTCCTGATTTGCAGAAGTGATCATGGCTGAGTTTGTAATAGATGCTGTCCCTTTTGAGTCAATACTTAACCCCATTCTCAGTACGGTGCTATAGGGTATTTTGCTGCAGAGAATGGATTCACATATTGGAAGTAGTGCCCTTGAGGGAAAAGGCTCTGTATTTTATTCTCTACCCACTCTGAGCCATGCTGTGCTCAAAGAATTGCCTGGTTGTAATAAATCTT from Apteryx mantelli isolate bAptMan1 chromosome 1, bAptMan1.hap1, whole genome shotgun sequence includes:
- the RBP5 gene encoding retinol-binding protein 5, giving the protein MPPNLTGYYCFVSQKNMDNYLRALDINMVLRKVVCLLKPDKEIIHVGDHMIIRTVTSLRDYVMDFDLGVQFEEDLGPVDGRKCQTTVSWEGDQLVCEQLGEKRNRGWRHWLEGDQLHLRMTAEDEVCFQVFQKVK